Within Metabacillus sp. KUDC1714, the genomic segment ATTTTAGCATTTACACGGTCAGCATCAAAAAAATATCGAAGGTCATCGAACTCTCCAATGATCTTTTCCGTGGTAGCTAATCCACAAGTTGGTTCAGCATGTAAATCAGTATAATGTCCAACTGAAATTTCAGTTTGGTGAAACTCTTTATGTTCTTCTTGTTTTTTAGGGAAGATAATTTCCATATTTTCTACATACAGGACACATAGCTTTTGTACTCCGCCTTTACCAGGCACTCGATCAGTACGAATGATTCCTGCTTTTTCTAATTTTTTTATATGCATACTCATTATTGCACTACTTAGCCCTAATGCCTCCGCCAATTCTTTCATATTTCTTGGACGCTCAGCTAAAAGTTGAATGATGTTAATTCTTACATTGCTTGCAAGTGCTTCGAAAACTGGCAAGGAATGCTTTGATATATCTAGTTCCATAAGCGCCTCCGATAGTAATGAATTTATTTCTTATGATACACCTGTGATAAAATTAGGACAAGTAAGAACTTAACACAATTTTCCACTTTCTTTTAATGTTTTTCAATTTTAATAGCACAAAATATAATCAATAATTACGATAATTATTGATTCAAAGAATTCGTACAAATAGCACAAGCCCTCTAATCAAAGTCATTAGATGGCTTGTGCTTCACTTTTAGTTATTCTTATTTTAGTATCATTGCTTTGTTAAAATGATTGGTCCCTCTTTCGTAATTGCAATCGTATGCTCATATTGCGCTGAAAGCTTTCCATCTATTGTTCTAGCTGTCCAACCGTTATTATCCATTTTAGATTCCCATGCGCCTAAATTAACCATTGGTTCAATCGTAATGACCATACCTTCCTTTAAACGCTGACCTTTATTTGGTTCACCATAGTGTAAAACAGTAGGTGCTTCATGTATCGTTTTGCCAATACCATGACCCGTAAACTCTCGTACAACTGAAAATCCCGCGCCTTCAACATAGCTCTGAATTGCATGACCAAGATCCCCAAGTCGATTTCCTACGATTGATTGTTCAATCGCTTTGTTTAAGGATTCTTCAGTAACCTGCAATAAACGGGCAGCTTCAGGTGACACATCACCAACAGCGTATGACCATGCTGAATCAGCAAGTGCACCGTTTAAATTCACAACCATATCTATCGTTACGATATCTCCATTTTTCAAAGGACTATTCCTAGGAAACCCATGGCAGATTTCATCATTTATAGACGCACAAGTGGCATATTTATAGCCCTTATATCCTTTTTGCTCTGGTGTTGCTCCATGCGCTTTAAAATAAGCATCAACAAACGAATCTATTTCTAATGTCGTAACACCTGGTTTGATTCTCATTGCGATCTCTTTATGACAATTGGCCAATAATTGACCAGCTTTATGCATTAACTCTATTTCACGTTTACTTTTTAAAATAATCAAACTCTATTCCCTCCGATTACACGTATGTAGCTGAAAACTATATTAATTAGCTTAGCACAACATGAGAAGCTTAACTAAATAAACTACTCAACATCAGATAAAAATCGCTAGTATGGTTGATAAACTAGCAAAAAGAAAAACAATAGAAACTCCAGGATATACAAATCGTTTTTCACACATCTTTTGTGCTTGAAAAATATATTCCCTCTGCAAGTAATCAATGACTAAATATGGGTTTTGTTTTATTATCTCTTTAAATAGTAAGATGACCCACTCTTTAAAGAAGAACCAAAATGCTATAAAAACACACCATTTTAACCATATTGGAGTGACAAAAATTAGCGTAATTGTTACTGAAAGTATTTGGATATAGCTGAAAATATTTGTCTTTTCACGTAGAAATGCTTTAATAAATAGTTCTGTGACACCGTTTTCTGGTGCACGGTTTATAAATATTCTCGTTGAATTTCTCCATAACAACAAAGAACGCTTCTTTAGTTTCTTTTGCTTTGGTAGATAGATATCGGGGTTAATCGCAAACATAAAAGAAATAAGCTTCACTTTATTTCTTTGTTCCTATTCAACATCTGTATAGAAGCTTTTATATTGAGACTGATAGAGTTTTATTTGCCAAATTGCTAAACCAATAAATATGATTGAAACAATCATTAAAACGATGTTACTCAATTGATTTATCAATAAATATGACAAAAAAGCAAAT encodes:
- the map gene encoding type I methionyl aminopeptidase, which codes for MIILKSKREIELMHKAGQLLANCHKEIAMRIKPGVTTLEIDSFVDAYFKAHGATPEQKGYKGYKYATCASINDEICHGFPRNSPLKNGDIVTIDMVVNLNGALADSAWSYAVGDVSPEAARLLQVTEESLNKAIEQSIVGNRLGDLGHAIQSYVEGAGFSVVREFTGHGIGKTIHEAPTVLHYGEPNKGQRLKEGMVITIEPMVNLGAWESKMDNNGWTARTIDGKLSAQYEHTIAITKEGPIILTKQ